Proteins encoded by one window of Pseudomonas tructae:
- a CDS encoding SelT/SelW/SelH family protein, translated as MSAHKPQIVITYCTQCQWLLRAAWLAQELLSTFSDDLARVALEPATGGTFRITCDDVQIWERKADGGFPEAKVLKQRVRDQIDPQRGLGHNDRP; from the coding sequence ATGTCCGCGCATAAACCGCAAATCGTCATTACCTACTGCACCCAGTGTCAGTGGTTGCTACGCGCCGCCTGGCTGGCCCAGGAACTGTTGAGCACCTTCAGTGACGACCTGGCCCGGGTGGCCCTGGAGCCTGCCACCGGCGGCACCTTCCGTATCACCTGCGATGATGTACAGATCTGGGAACGCAAGGCCGACGGTGGCTTCCCTGAGGCCAAGGTGCTCAAGCAGCGCGTACGCGACCAGATCGACCCCCAGCGCGGCTTGGGCCATAACGATCGGCCCTGA